Below is a window of Desertibacillus haloalkaliphilus DNA.
CAAATCTTTCCCTTCAGGATTGCACAACCCAAAGGAACCTTTCTGATTTTGGAAGAAGTCAAGCGGCGACATATGGAGAAGCCATTCGTCGAGCTCGTATTCCAGTCATGTACCCGGTTGTTGCCAGTCCTTTCTGTAGAACGAGAGAAACAGCTGACTGGGCGTTTGGAGGAGATTATGTTCAAATTG
It encodes the following:
- a CDS encoding histidine phosphatase family protein, producing YWSHLPYISRYTQAVPVQQSLLELLQGGGYILYARHAEANVGADQPNLSLQDCTTQRNLSDFGRSQAATYGEAIRRARIPVMYPVVASPFCRTRETADWAFGGDYVQI